The genomic window GGATCGTCGTGGAGCGGCGCCTCGAGGCCGACCCCCACTGCATCACGGGGGATGCCGGGCAGATCGAGCAGGTGATCGTCAACCTCGCCCTCAACGCGCGCGACGCGATGCCCGGCGGAGGGCGCCTCGTCGTCTCGACCTCCGTCGTCGACGTCGCGGCCGGGGAGGTGGCCCCCGATCCCGATCTCTCGACGGGCCGCCATCTCGTCCTCGCCGTCTCGGACGACGGCGAGGGGATGACCCCCGAGGTGCGCGAGCGGATCTTCGATCCCTTCTTCACCACGCGCGGCCCGGAGGGCAAGACGGGGATGGGGCTCGCGATGGTCTACGGCATCGTGAAGAACCACGAAGGCGGGATCGCCGTGGAGAGCGCGCCCGGCGAGGGCACGACGGTGCGCCTCTTCTTTCCGCTGCGCGAGGAGGCGGAGTCGGGCGAGCCGGAGAAGGCCGAGGAGGAGATCCTGCGTGGGACGGGGCGCGTGCTCGTCGTCGACGACGAGGCGGTCGTTTTGCGGGCGGCGGCCAGGATGATCGAGCACCTCGGCTACGAGGCGATCCCGGCCGACGGCGGCGAGGCGGCCCTCGACGCGGTGCGCGGCCGGCCGGGAGGGATAGATCTCGTCCTTCTCGATCTCGTGATGCCGGAGATGGACGGGGAGGCCGTCATCCGGGCCCTGAAGGGGATGGAGGAACCGCCCCCGGTCCTGCTCTCCTCCGGATACGGGATCGACGGGCGGGTCCAGGCGCTCCTCGAAGGCGGCGCGGCCGGGTTCGTGCAGAAGCCCTACGTCCTCGCCGACCTCTCGCGGGCCGTCGCCGAGGCGATCGGCGGGCCGCCGCCGGCCGCGGACGCCGGCTGACGTCCCGGCGTGCGGCGGGATCCACCGGCCGGGGCCGCCGGGCCGTGCGGCCCGGAGCCACGGACCCCCGGGAGCCTGCCCGGTCAGCGCATTCCCATCCAGCGGACGATCTCCTCGATGACCGCCTCGTCGACGTGCCCGGGCGTCTCGTACTCCACCGGCGCCGATGGCCCCTCCCCCGCGATGAAGAGGTGATTGAGCCCGGGAAAGCCGCGGAACGCCGCGAGGGGATGCCCGGCGAGGGCCGCTTCCCACCGGGCGGCATCCCGCCCGGTCACCTGGTAGTCGCGGTCGCCCTGCAACACGAGGATCGGCAGGTCGAGCCGGGCCGCCTCCGCGGGCGCGCCGTACCCGCGCAGGTCGAGCCAGTAGGCGGCATGGACGCCGAAGGGGAGCGAGTCGGGGGGCGTGTCGGCGGAGAGGGATGGGTCCTTGACGCGGGCCACCCGACGCCGGAGCGCCTCGAGCTTGCGCCTGTCGGCCTCGCTCGTCTCGCCGTCGAAGGCGAGGATCCACGTCATCTGGTCGAGGATGAGGTCCTCGAGCGGGCGGGCCGCCCCCGCCATCACGACGATCCCGGTTACCTTTCCGTCGCGCGCGGCGATCCGGGGCGCGAGGGTGCCGCCGAGGCTGTGCCCGAGGAGAAAGACGCGCGCCGTGTCGATTTCCTTCTCCGCCCGGAGCGAGGCGAGGGCCGCGACGGCGTCGTCGACGGTCTCCTCGCGGACGGTCAGCGAATCGAGCATTTCCGCCACGCGCGCCGCGTGGGCGCGCGTGCGCTTCTCGTACCGGAGGACGGCCACGCCCCGCGAGGCGAGCCCCCAGGCGAGATCGCGGAAGGGCCGGTTGTGACCCACCGTCTCGTCGCGGTCGTTCGGACCCGAGCCGTGGACGAGGAGGACGGCCGGATGCGGTCCCGGCCCCGCCGGCACCGTCAGCGTGCCGGGAAGCGGCCAGCCGGGCGCGCCCACGGTCACCTCGCGTTCGGTGAAGCGGAGGGTGTCGGCGTAGGCGGGGCAGGTCCACGCGTGGTGCGCCTGGGCCGGCACGACGAAGAAGCCGGCGATCCTGGAGGCGGCGTCGAAGACGACCTTCATCTCCACCGCGGCCGCCTCGAAGCGGCAGCGGACGAAGACGGCCGTCCATTCGTCGCCGCGCTCGGTGCGCGCGGCGCCCCGCTCGAGGAACTCGCCGAGCTGGCCGCGGAGCGCCTCGCCGATTTCGGCGAGCTTCGCCGGCGGCGCCATCGCCGTCATCGTCGAGTCGAAGCGCGCGCCGGCTTCCTCGTAGCGGCCCGCGAAGAAGAGGTCGAGGAAGGCGACGGCCGCCGTCTCGAGGACGGCGTCGGTCTCGACGGCGAGGGCGCCTCCCCGGCCGATGGCCGGCGGGAGGGCGGCAAGCAGTGCGGAGAAGGCGAGGACGACGAGGGCCCCCGCGGCGAGGCGCGATCGGATCATCCGTGCCCCTCCTAGTCGGTGAAGAAGTCGAAGATGTTGCCGAGCATGGAGCTGTCGGCGCGGTAGATCTCGGTGTACCGGCACCGCGAGCAGCTCACCGTGGTGAACCGCTTGCTCTGGATGTCGAAGATCTTCGTCAGGAACCCGCCGGTGGCGCGGAACTCGTCCACGTCGTAGCCGGTGTTCCCGCATTTCGGACACGTGTACTTGAGTCCGTTCACGACCTGTCCTTTCGTCTGCACGGTCAGCCCTTTCGTCTGTTCGTCCCTCGCGGCGTGGTCTCCACCGTGGAATACCGGCATCCTCGGGTGAATATTCGACGAAGTAAAGGGATTTCAGGCGCCGCCGGGCGGTGATGCCGGCGCCGGCGCGGATCCGGCGGTCCGTGCGGGCGGCGCGGCCGCCGGCGCCGCGGGCAAGCGCGCCGCCCCGGGGGACGCAACCCCCGCCGGGCGGCTTCCTTCAACCGGGCCGAGGTATTTTCATTGACTGAACGGGCAAATTCATTATACTTTACAGTTTCTACGAGGGAGAGGTGTGCCCGCCGTTCGGCGGACTCCCGCGAGAGGCACACGCGAGGCGAATCGCCCGCGCCGCCCGGAGAGATTGTCACGGGGCGCGGCGCCGGGGGACCATACGCCCCGGGCGGCCAGCTCCGGGGCGGAACGTGCACGACAGAGCGTTATCAAAAAAGCGAGGAACCGCGTGAGTAGAGGACTGCGTTTCAAGGTGATCATCACCCTGGTGGTGCTGCTCGGGTCGTTGTACTTCCTGATCCCGACGATACGGATCGCCACGATGAGCCCGGAAGAGCGTGCGCGCAGGTCGGTCGAGGACGTCGAGGGCTACGACCGGCTGATGAAGCAGGCGATCAAGCTCGGGCTCGACCTGAGCGGCGGGATGTACCTCGCCCTCGAGGTGGACGACTCCAAGCTCAAGGACAGCGAGAAGATCGACGTCGTCGACCGGGCGCGAGAGATCATCGTGAACCGCGTCGACCAGTTCGGCGTCGCCGAGCCGATCGTCCAGCGCGAGGGGCAGAAGCGGATCATCGTCCAGCTGCCCGGTCTCCAGGATCCCGACCGCGCGCGGCGGCTCATCGGCCAGACGGCGATGCTCGAGTGGCGGCTGATCCGCCAGCAGCAGGAGCTGGCCGCCGTCCTCAACAAGATGGACCGCATCCTCAGGGGCATCCCGGCGGACTCGCTCGTCGAGACGGCCGACCTCGAGACCGAAATCGGCGTCGTGCCCGACACGGCCGCGGTCGCCGACGTCGCCGCGGCCCCGTCGCTCGACACGCTTCTCACCGGATCGCCCGTGGAGACGCCGTCGATGAACGTGCCGCTCCAGACGGTCGACCGCGACAAGCCGTTCACATCGCTCATCACGAGCGTCTACCGCGACTGGCTCCTCGTGGCCGAGGGCGACATCCCCGCCGTCCGGCGGCTTCTGGCGAGCCCCGAGGCGGCCGACGCGATTCCCGGCGACTCCCGGTTCATCTGGTACGACGAATGGATCAACATCCCCGAGGGCGGGCGCGGCAAGTTCCTCTTCCTCGTCTCCACCGAGGAGGGCGTCTCGGGCAAGAACCTCGTCAACGCCTCGACGAGCCCCAACCCGAGCTCGCCGACGCAGCTCATCGTGAACTTCCGGTTCAACCGCCGGGGCGCGCGCGAGTTCTCCCGCTTCACGGGCGAGAACACCGGGCGGTTCACGGCGATCATCCTCGACGGCAAGATCCGCTCCTACCCGATCATCCGGGTCAAGATCCCCGACGGACAGGGCTACATCGAGGGCAACTTCACCGATGCCGAGGCGCGCGACCTCTCGATCATCCTGCGCGCCGGCGCCCTGCCGGTGGACCTGAACGTCGTCGAGGAACGCACCGTCGGCCCGAGCCTCGGCGCCGACTCGATCCGCATGGGGGTCCGGGCCGCCATCTTCGGCCTCGTCCTCGTCGTGCTCTTCATGCTCGTCTACTACAAGATCTCCGGCGGCATCGCGTCGCTGGCGCTCCTGTTCAACCTGATCATCCTCTGCGGCCTGCTCGCCTACCTGGGCGCGGCGCTGACCCTGCCGGGGATCGCCGGGATCATCCTGACGATCGGCATGGCGATCGACGCGAACGTGCTCATCTTCGAGCGCATACGCGAGGAGTTGCGCAAGGCCAAGACGATCCGCTCGGCGGTCGACGCCGGGTACGACCGGGCCTTCACCACGATTCTCGACGCCAACCTGACGACCCTGATCACGGCGGTCGTCCTCTGGCAGTTCGGCACGGGCGCGATCAAGGGGTTCGCGACGACACTCAGCATCGGTATCATCGCGTCGATGTTCACCGCACTCGTCTTCAGCCGCATGATCTTCGATCTCTGGACGAGGAGCGGACGCGTGAAGAAGCTGAGTATCTGACGGGGTCATATACAAGGAGCTGACATGAAGTTCTTCGGCGAGACGCACATCAATTTCGCGAGCTTCCGGAACCGGGCGTTCATCATCTCGGGGGTCCTGATCGTGGCGGGGCTCGTCTCGCTCGCGATCAAGGGCGGCCCCGACCTCAGCATCGACTTCATGGGCGGCACGCTCGTGCAGGTGAGCTTCAAGGAGGCCGTGCCGGTCGGCGAGGTGCGCGACGTCGTCGAGCGGGCCGGGTTCGAGGGGAGCCACATCCAGAACTTCGGCGGGCCGAACGACTACCTCATCACGATCGAGAAGCTCGAGGAGGCCGGGCGCGCCTCGGCGAACCTCATGGACGCGCTCGAGACGGTCGCCCCGGGGCTGAACTGGCGCGTCGTCGAGGAGCGCGAGCTCGCCCCCGACGCCTCGGAGCATTTCGAGGGAGGCAACCTCGTCATCGTGGAGGCCGACTCCCTGCCGGAGCTCGGCGGGCTCGAGTCGGCCGTCAAGGCGGCCGGCGTGGGCATCATCACCGCCGCGGCCGAGACGGAGACGCGCATCGCCTTCCGCCTGCCCTTCCTCGGGATCGAGGCGAAGGCGGCCGAGCAGCTCAAGGCGGCCCTCGTGGCGGCCTTCCCCGGCCAGGAGGTCTCCTTCGAGCGCACCGAGACGGTGGGCCCGAAGGTGGGCGAGGAGCTCCAGAACCGCACCTGGGCGGCGATCATCATCTCCTTGTTCGGAATCCTGATCTACATCACCTGGCGGTTCGAGTTCAAGTTCGCCATCGGCGCGATCCTCGCCCTGATCCACGACGTCGTCATCACCCTCGGGATCTTCTCCCTGCTCGACAAGGAGATCTCGATGGTCGTCGTCGCCGCCTTCCTCACGATCGTGGGGTACTCGCTGAACGATACGATCGTCGTCTTCGACCGGATCCGCGAGAACTTCGGCCTCCGCCGCCGCGAATCCTACGAGAACATGATCAACATCTCGATCAACGAGTCGCTGAGCAGGACGGTGATCACCTCGCTCACCACGCTCATCGTGGTGCTCTTCCTCTTCTTCATGGGCGGGGAGGTCATCCACGACTTCGCCTTCGCGCTCCTGATCGGCGTGGTGGTCGGCACCTACTCGTCGATCTTCGTGGCAAGCCCGGTGCTCATCGAGTGGCAGAACCGCATCGCCGGGCGCCTGAAGAAGCAGAAGAAGTAGGCGCCTCGGGGCGGGTGTGACGGAATCCATGACGGGGCGGAGGCGACGGCTTCCGTCCCGTTTTTCTCTCCCGCCGGCGCGGCCGCCGGGGGGCGCGCGCGGCCGTGCGGCGCGCCGGCCGGCGGACCGGCCGCGGGGCGGCCCGCGATCGAACGGAGGCCACAGGCCATGGACATCTTCCTCTCGATCCTCCAGCACACGGGGCTCGTCCTCTTCTATCTCCTGCTCTTCGCCCTGGACGTGCTGATCTTCGCCGGCGTGCCCGGCGGGTGGGTCGCCTTCGCCGGGATCGTCATCTGGGACATCGCGACGGGGTTCTCGACGGTCGGCTGGCCGCTCCTCATCGTGATGGCGGGGCTTCTCACGGTCGGCGAGATCGTCGAATCGCTCCTCGGCGTCGTCTACGTGGCGAAGAAGGGGGCCTCGAAGTGGGGGGTGCTCGGCGCCTTCATCGGCGGGCTCGTGGGGGCGATCGTGGGCTCGGCGGCGCTGCCCTTCGTGGGCACGGTGCTCGGCGCCCTCGCCGGCGCCTTCCTCGGCGCCGTCGCCCTCGAGTACGCGTACTACAACTCGATGGACGAGGCGATGAAGACCGGCTTCGCCGCCTTCGTCGGCAAGCTCGCCGCCTTCTTCGTGAAGCTCGCCCTCTCGCTCGTCGTCCTCGGCATCTTCATCTGGCGGAGCTGGGGGTGAGGGGCGCCCAGCTCGCCGCTTGCCGCCGCCCGTCGTTTTGATCGCCCCGATCGCCCCGTTTGGTCCGATCGCCCTGATCGCCCCGTGAAATTCCCCGCACAGTGTGCTATACTACTGCCGCACCCCGAAACGAGAGATCGAGGCGGTCATGGATTCCGCATGGAGGGGAACGATCCGGACGGCGCTCGCGCTCGCCCTCCTCGCCGGCCCGCTCGCGGCGCCGGCCGGGGCGGTGTGCAGCCGCGAGGGGGACCCCGCCTTCTATGTGGGGTTCGGGGCCGACCGCACCGTCGCCCCCGGCGAAACGATCACCCTCTACCTCGCCCCGTGCAACTTCGCCATCTTATCCTCCTGCGACGACGCGGACACCTTCTGCGTCCACGTGACCGATACCGGCAACTGGACGATCGGGGGCGACCCGTCCCTCGGCGACTGCATCCTCCTCGAGCCGGGCTACTTCCTTCATCAGTACGTCTCGATATCGGCCCCCTGCGGGGCGGCGACCGGCGACCGGGACACGATCGTCGCCGTCATGGCCTATTGCGGTGGCGGTGCCTGCGATCCCTCATGCCTCGACACGCCCGGCTGCGAGGACCCGAACCTCTGGGAGGGGAAATACTACTGGTCGGCCGACACGCTCGTCCTCGAGGTGACCGACTCGCCCCCGTGGGTGTACGTCCTGAACGACACGCTGCTCCTCGCCGCCTACGGCCAGGAGACGAACTTCCTCCCCTTCTCGATCTGTAACGGCGATCCGTGCTCTCCGGTCGACACCATCGACTACGAGTTCTCTGGCGCGGGACTCATCCCCTGGAACCCCGGCTACCCCCGGACGGGGAGCGTGGCGGTGGCGGGCGGGGCGTGCGAAAAGATCTATGCCGTGCTCGACGCGAGCGTCTCGGAGGTCTGCGACTTCGACACGGTGACCCTCGTCGCCTGGGACCGGGCCACCGGCCTCTCTCGCGACACGGGGGCGGCGGCGGTGCACGTGATCCCCGTTTGCCCGGTGCCGGTCCTCTCGCCGAACGCCGTGGCGCTCCTCGCCGCCGCGGCCCTCGCCGCCGGGGCGATCTTCCTCCGACGCCGCACGCGGCCGGCTCGGGGATGACAATTCTCACATTCCCGTGTAGTATTGCAGGTATTGCGACGTGACGACCATGCACCGAAAGGAGCCGTAATGGGAACCAGGGGAATCGAGATCGTGGGGATGGACGTCGAACGGGTGCTCGAGCTTCTCGAGAAGGCCTTCGCCGACGAGTGGCTGGCCCACTACCAGTACTGGCTCGGCGCCAAGGTGGTGGCGGGGCCGATGAAGGACGCCGTCATCGCCGAGCTCCTCCAGCACGCCGCCGACGAGTTGCGCCACGCCGAGATGGTGACGACCAGGATCATCCAGCTCGGCGGCACCCCGCTCACCTCGCCCGACAAGTGGCTCGAGTGGACGAACTGCGCCTACGAGGCGCCGGACGATCCGTTCGTGCGGAAGATCCTCGAGCAGAACATCGCCGGCGAGCAGTGCGCCATCGATGTCTACAACGCGATGATCCAGGAGGTCGGCCTCAAGGACGTGGTGACCTACAACATGGCCGCCTCGATCCTCCAGGACGAGGTCGAGCACGAGGAGGACCTGCAGAGCCTGCTGGAGGACCTGGGGGTGTTTCTGAAACAATAATATGTATTAAACATCTCATTGTTTTCACATCTATGAATATATAGGCTATGTAATTAACTGACTGGGGCAGCGACGTCCGATAATGACCGTTCTATATATAATTAATCCTTTATATATATAGCTTCTCCGCTGCCTTCGGCAGCGGCGAAGGGTCACTCTGGCAGAGAGTCGGAGATGGCTCGAAGCTCTGACCTTCGTGGGACACTCCGAAGGCTTGATTGAATATGTCGATCCGTTTGAAGTGGTATCTCAGAAGCACCATCTTCTTCGTCTGCTCGTATTCTGCCGCGGTAAGCCTGTAAAAATATACTCCGCTCGAGATCTTGTGTCCGGCGTCGTTTCTGCCGTCCCATGCTTCCTCGTACCTGCCCGTGACAAGATGTTCGTCTACAAGCACTCTGACGAGGTGCCCGGCCACATCGTAGATCCGCAGGCTCGTCTGGGCCGGCTGCGCGATATCGAAGCGGATCGTCGTGGTGGGATTGAAAGGATTTGGGAAACAGTCGTACAGCCTGCTCGCTGTCGGAGTCCGGTCGGTATCACCGGTGTCGGTCGTCGGGCTGCATCCGTGCCAGAGCGCTCCGATAAGTCCGCAGCTCCCGCTGTTAGGCTGGGCGCCGGGAGGCAGTCTAACATCTCAGAGTGGTACTAAAAAGTGGGGCAGGTCAGATTTCGAGGACGGCTCGAAGAATGTCGAGCTCCTGGATGCACTTAAGCTTCAGCAGAAAGAGATCGAGCAGGAGCTGGGAGATGCCCTCGAATGGGAACGGTTGGATACAAGAAGAGCATCGAGAATCGGTGTGTATACAGAGGGATCGATCGAGATGACAGCATCGGAACTGGCAAGCATCAGGGAATGGGCGATACTGCGGCTGCTCGGATTCAGGAAGGTCCTCGGGCCGAAGATCAAGAAGATCCTGTCCCAGTGATACCTCTCGCTCGTGAATGCGAGCGGCTTATTATACTTCGAGGGGCGCAGGTATAATAAGGACCGCCTTTACGGAAGCCAGGTATAATAAGAAGAAAAAGCGGCGATCCCGGCGGCGAACGAATCCGTGTTATCCGCGATTCCTGGCGATCGTACCCCCGCCCCGCTGTTGACTCCTCATACAAAATGTGCCATGCTCCGCTCCGGGGACTTTCATGCAACGGGTTGCACTGACCGCAGGGGAAAGGAGCGGACCGTGAAGAACGGATTCGTCGTGGTGTTGATCGCGGTGGCCGTCATGCTGTTCGCGGGCGATATCTGCGCCCAGATCGGCGACGACGAGCCGAAGTACGACGACCGGGTGGGGACGATCCTGCGCGAGCAGGACATCAAGTACGAGATCGACAGCGACGGGGACTACCGCGTCGTCTACAACACCGGCAACGAGCGCACGCAGCTCGCCTACATCCGGTCGAAGACCTACGAGTACCGGAACCTCGAGATCCGCGAGATCTGGTCGTTCGCCTACCGGATCGAGGGGGACAACATCCCCGTCGACGTGGCCAACACGCTGCTCGAGGACGCCTTCAAGAAGAAGCTCGGCGCCTGGGGGCGCGTGGGCGACAAGGCGATCTTCGTCGTCCGCATCTCGGCCAACGCCGACAAGGAATCACTCGTGAACGCCCTCGAGCTCGCCGTGCAGACGGCCGACTTCATGGAGGAGCAGTTCACCGGGAAGACCGACGAGTTCTAGCCGGCGCGTCCATGCGCGGGCAATCGATACGGGGCCGTCCGGCGGGCGGCCCCGCCGCATTTCTGTCCTCGTTCGAGGACGCAATTCTCCAAAAGTGGACACTCACCTCCCCGCCCTTCGCGCGTAATTCCATACAAATCAACGGACGGGCCGGGGCACGCCCCTTGCCTTGCACTGTGTACGGTAGTGGCGCCCGGCGCAGAACGCGGCCGGGCGACGGGCGAACGGCGACGGGTCGGGCTCGGGCGGCGGCCGCGCGTGGCGGCCGGCCGGAGGAGTCCGTCCCTTTCGGCGCATCACGAAACGAGGCACACCATGGGCGCGCCGCGGACACTGACGATCATCCTTCTCATCCTCGCCGCGGGGCTTCTCGCCGGCGGGAGCGCCGATGCGCAGGTGCGCCGGAAGCCCAAGGCGGCGCCGCCGGCCAAGATGCAGGCGACGAACGCGCCGATGGCCGTTTTCCGGGGGCTCGAGGCGGCCTGGCGCGCGGAGAACGCGGACGCCCTCGCCCGCCACGTCGGCGAGAAGCGCGTCTACCTCAGCCTCCCCGAGCCGGGCGGCACGGACGGCTTCTACAGCCAGTCGCAGGTCTACTACCTCTTCAAGAAGATGTTCAAGTCCTACCGGCAGGTGGGGTTCGAGTTCGTCAAGTTCCACAACGTCGACAAGCCGGGCCGGCGCGTGTACGGCATCGCCACCCGGAGCTGGAAGGACATCCGCAGCGGCAGGATCTTCACCGACAGGGTCTACGTCACGCTGAGGCTCGAGGGGTCGCGGTGGGTCGTCGCCGAGATCAAGACCGCCTCGTGACAATCACCGGAGTCTGCGTGCCGTGAAGCGGAACCGCGAACAGACAGCCTTCGGCATCGCGCTCTGGACCTTCCTCGTCGGCGTCCTCGTCTTCTTCATCGTCCTCATCTCGCTCGATCGCATCGTCCTCTCCGCGCCCGTGTGGCTGATGCTCGTTCTCCTCGACGCCGGGTTCATCGTCTTCCTCTTCGTGCCCCACACCGGGCGCGGCGGCTACGGGCCGCCGGGCGAGCCCGCGCCGCGGGGCCGCTGGTACCCGCGCCGCCTCGAGCACATCGTCGAGCGCGGCGAAGAAGAGGGAACGG from Candidatus Krumholzibacteriota bacterium includes these protein-coding regions:
- the secD gene encoding protein translocase subunit SecD — its product is MSRGLRFKVIITLVVLLGSLYFLIPTIRIATMSPEERARRSVEDVEGYDRLMKQAIKLGLDLSGGMYLALEVDDSKLKDSEKIDVVDRAREIIVNRVDQFGVAEPIVQREGQKRIIVQLPGLQDPDRARRLIGQTAMLEWRLIRQQQELAAVLNKMDRILRGIPADSLVETADLETEIGVVPDTAAVADVAAAPSLDTLLTGSPVETPSMNVPLQTVDRDKPFTSLITSVYRDWLLVAEGDIPAVRRLLASPEAADAIPGDSRFIWYDEWINIPEGGRGKFLFLVSTEEGVSGKNLVNASTSPNPSSPTQLIVNFRFNRRGAREFSRFTGENTGRFTAIILDGKIRSYPIIRVKIPDGQGYIEGNFTDAEARDLSIILRAGALPVDLNVVEERTVGPSLGADSIRMGVRAAIFGLVLVVLFMLVYYKISGGIASLALLFNLIILCGLLAYLGAALTLPGIAGIILTIGMAIDANVLIFERIREELRKAKTIRSAVDAGYDRAFTTILDANLTTLITAVVLWQFGTGAIKGFATTLSIGIIASMFTALVFSRMIFDLWTRSGRVKKLSI
- a CDS encoding alpha/beta fold hydrolase, yielding MIRSRLAAGALVVLAFSALLAALPPAIGRGGALAVETDAVLETAAVAFLDLFFAGRYEEAGARFDSTMTAMAPPAKLAEIGEALRGQLGEFLERGAARTERGDEWTAVFVRCRFEAAAVEMKVVFDAASRIAGFFVVPAQAHHAWTCPAYADTLRFTEREVTVGAPGWPLPGTLTVPAGPGPHPAVLLVHGSGPNDRDETVGHNRPFRDLAWGLASRGVAVLRYEKRTRAHAARVAEMLDSLTVREETVDDAVAALASLRAEKEIDTARVFLLGHSLGGTLAPRIAARDGKVTGIVVMAGAARPLEDLILDQMTWILAFDGETSEADRRKLEALRRRVARVKDPSLSADTPPDSLPFGVHAAYWLDLRGYGAPAEAARLDLPILVLQGDRDYQVTGRDAARWEAALAGHPLAAFRGFPGLNHLFIAGEGPSAPVEYETPGHVDEAVIEEIVRWMGMR
- a CDS encoding zinc ribbon domain-containing protein, whose translation is MPVFHGGDHAARDEQTKGLTVQTKGQVVNGLKYTCPKCGNTGYDVDEFRATGGFLTKIFDIQSKRFTTVSCSRCRYTEIYRADSSMLGNIFDFFTD
- a CDS encoding DUF456 domain-containing protein, producing the protein MDIFLSILQHTGLVLFYLLLFALDVLIFAGVPGGWVAFAGIVIWDIATGFSTVGWPLLIVMAGLLTVGEIVESLLGVVYVAKKGASKWGVLGAFIGGLVGAIVGSAALPFVGTVLGALAGAFLGAVALEYAYYNSMDEAMKTGFAAFVGKLAAFFVKLALSLVVLGIFIWRSWG
- the secF gene encoding protein translocase subunit SecF yields the protein MKFFGETHINFASFRNRAFIISGVLIVAGLVSLAIKGGPDLSIDFMGGTLVQVSFKEAVPVGEVRDVVERAGFEGSHIQNFGGPNDYLITIEKLEEAGRASANLMDALETVAPGLNWRVVEERELAPDASEHFEGGNLVIVEADSLPELGGLESAVKAAGVGIITAAAETETRIAFRLPFLGIEAKAAEQLKAALVAAFPGQEVSFERTETVGPKVGEELQNRTWAAIIISLFGILIYITWRFEFKFAIGAILALIHDVVITLGIFSLLDKEISMVVVAAFLTIVGYSLNDTIVVFDRIRENFGLRRRESYENMINISINESLSRTVITSLTTLIVVLFLFFMGGEVIHDFAFALLIGVVVGTYSSIFVASPVLIEWQNRIAGRLKKQKK
- a CDS encoding DUF4268 domain-containing protein is translated as MRRLVWAGCAISKRIVVVGLKGFGKQSYSLLAVGVRSVSPVSVVGLHPCQSAPISPQLPLLGWAPGGSLTSQSGTKKWGRSDFEDGSKNVELLDALKLQQKEIEQELGDALEWERLDTRRASRIGVYTEGSIEMTASELASIREWAILRLLGFRKVLGPKIKKILSQ
- a CDS encoding ferritin-like domain-containing protein translates to MGTRGIEIVGMDVERVLELLEKAFADEWLAHYQYWLGAKVVAGPMKDAVIAELLQHAADELRHAEMVTTRIIQLGGTPLTSPDKWLEWTNCAYEAPDDPFVRKILEQNIAGEQCAIDVYNAMIQEVGLKDVVTYNMAASILQDEVEHEEDLQSLLEDLGVFLKQ